One stretch of Nitrososphaerota archaeon DNA includes these proteins:
- a CDS encoding tRNA uridine(34) 5-carboxymethylaminomethyl modification radical SAM/GNAT enzyme Elp3, which produces MQQNSTTHEENAQEKALKELAQIISSEPNLTKKGLIYYQRVISKRYGLNKLIGLKQLLNTLPDDLKKTLGLKIKPVRTASGIAVVAVMHAPHPCPHGTCLYCPGGVAMGTPQSYTGFEPSSKRAKENLYDPYLQVKARLRQLEQIGHSVEKVELIIIGGTFTSLPEDEQTKFVKGCFDALNGKVSETLEEALKEAEHAKIRNVGFTVETRPDYCKEKQIDLMLSYGVTRVELGVQTLSDEIYKLVNRGHTVKDVIEAFQLARDAGLKIVAHMMPGLPGSSVDADFESFRRLFEDPCFKPDMVKVYPTLVTEGTALHKLYLAGRYEPYPLETAVKLLADVKEIVPRWVRIMRIQREIPAEHIVAGVKHGNLRELVHQELTRRGSRCRCIRCREVGLKNLKIDEEEVRLMKEVYEAAQGTEIFLSYEHPRSETLIGFLRLRIPSEKAHRPEVKGHRTALIRELHVYGEALPLGTRKDEAWQHKGFGKNLLYEAEKIAIEDFDRDKILITSAVGVRQYYAKLGYKLEGPYMAKHISMHHHPTPS; this is translated from the coding sequence TTGCAGCAAAACTCTACCACCCATGAGGAGAATGCGCAAGAGAAAGCGCTCAAAGAGCTAGCCCAGATAATATCTTCAGAACCAAATCTAACAAAAAAGGGGCTCATCTACTACCAAAGGGTGATCTCAAAAAGATACGGGTTAAACAAGCTGATTGGGCTGAAACAGCTACTGAACACCCTACCCGATGATCTGAAAAAGACCCTTGGGCTAAAGATCAAACCAGTAAGGACAGCTAGTGGAATAGCTGTTGTCGCGGTGATGCACGCACCCCACCCCTGCCCACACGGCACCTGCCTCTACTGCCCTGGTGGCGTGGCTATGGGTACCCCTCAAAGCTACACAGGATTTGAACCGTCATCCAAGAGAGCTAAAGAGAACCTTTACGACCCCTATCTTCAGGTTAAGGCTAGGCTGAGGCAGCTTGAGCAGATCGGGCATAGCGTGGAGAAGGTTGAGCTCATCATCATAGGCGGCACATTTACGTCTCTACCAGAAGATGAGCAGACCAAATTTGTTAAGGGTTGCTTCGATGCGTTAAACGGCAAAGTTTCTGAAACGCTTGAGGAGGCGCTAAAGGAGGCTGAGCACGCTAAGATCAGAAACGTCGGCTTCACGGTCGAAACAAGACCAGATTACTGTAAAGAGAAGCAGATCGACCTTATGCTCAGCTACGGTGTTACAAGAGTTGAGTTAGGTGTTCAAACATTATCTGACGAAATCTACAAGCTTGTGAATCGGGGTCACACGGTCAAAGACGTTATCGAAGCCTTCCAACTTGCGAGAGACGCTGGGCTTAAGATAGTTGCGCATATGATGCCCGGGCTACCAGGTTCCAGCGTTGATGCTGATTTTGAATCATTCAGAAGGCTGTTTGAAGACCCCTGTTTTAAGCCCGACATGGTAAAGGTCTACCCTACTCTAGTCACAGAGGGCACAGCGCTTCATAAACTCTATCTTGCTGGCAGATACGAGCCTTACCCACTCGAAACAGCTGTAAAGTTGCTCGCAGATGTTAAAGAAATCGTACCAAGGTGGGTTAGGATTATGCGCATCCAGAGAGAGATCCCTGCTGAACACATCGTCGCAGGGGTCAAGCACGGCAATCTAAGGGAGCTGGTGCATCAGGAGTTAACGAGGAGGGGCTCAAGGTGCAGATGCATCAGATGTAGAGAAGTAGGGCTCAAAAACCTCAAGATAGATGAGGAAGAGGTTAGGTTGATGAAGGAGGTTTATGAAGCAGCTCAAGGCACGGAGATCTTTCTCTCCTACGAGCACCCAAGATCAGAAACCCTCATCGGCTTCCTGAGGCTACGCATACCGTCTGAAAAAGCTCATAGACCTGAAGTAAAGGGGCATAGGACAGCATTGATCAGAGAGCTCCACGTTTATGGGGAGGCGCTACCTTTAGGTACGAGGAAAGACGAAGCTTGGCAGCATAAAGGGTTCGGCAAGAATCTTTTATACGAAGCGGAGAAGATTGCTATAGAGGATTTCGACCGCGATAAGATTCTTATAACAAGCGCGGTAGGTGTTCGCCAATACTACGCGAAACTTGGGTATAAGCTAGAGGGACCATATATGGCTAAACACATCTCGATGCATCACCATCCGACGCCTAGCTGA
- a CDS encoding site-specific DNA-methyltransferase — protein sequence MVKSGSSLPKRGLFLNTPRENAKLLHPAAFPESLVKEFIEFFTKRGQLVLDPFLGTGSTLIACIESERSGIGIEVVKKWAEIAEMRVKNLLSQRKGSEFLLSSMGLTPEKLLIKVIHGDSRRLSEIWKENNFPPVDYCITSPPYWNQLKRDYLRQKGRKERGFETKYSEDSNDIGNIDDYNEFLKALKQIFNEVYKVTKNGGYLTVITNNVFYNERLYPLAFDTLKILSEEPYAWVPKDEKIWLQDDKPLLPLGIYNVWIGNRAHQYCLIFRKEVV from the coding sequence GTGGTAAAGAGTGGATCAAGTTTACCAAAACGTGGTTTATTCCTGAATACTCCAAGAGAAAACGCCAAACTCTTACATCCAGCAGCTTTTCCTGAATCTCTTGTGAAAGAGTTCATTGAGTTCTTCACGAAAAGAGGCCAGCTGGTTCTAGATCCTTTTTTGGGGACGGGTAGCACGCTTATCGCTTGCATTGAAAGTGAAAGATCTGGTATAGGTATTGAGGTTGTGAAAAAATGGGCTGAAATTGCGGAAATGAGAGTTAAGAACCTATTAAGCCAGAGAAAAGGCTCAGAGTTTCTCCTAAGTTCTATGGGGTTGACCCCAGAGAAACTGCTCATAAAAGTGATTCACGGTGATTCCAGAAGGTTAAGCGAAATATGGAAGGAAAATAATTTCCCCCCTGTAGATTATTGTATTACAAGCCCTCCTTACTGGAATCAACTAAAAAGAGATTACCTTAGGCAAAAGGGAAGGAAGGAGCGTGGTTTTGAAACTAAATACAGCGAGGACTCAAATGATATAGGCAATATCGATGACTATAACGAATTCTTAAAAGCCTTGAAGCAAATATTTAACGAAGTTTACAAAGTAACGAAGAACGGTGGTTATTTGACGGTTATAACAAATAACGTCTTTTATAATGAGAGATTATATCCGCTTGCCTTTGATACGCTTAAAATTTTAAGCGAAGAACCCTACGCTTGGGTTCCTAAAGATGAGAAGATTTGGTTACAGGATGATAAACCACTTCTTCCACTAGGCATCTATAACGTTTGGATAGGAAACAGAGCCCATCAATATTGCCTAATCTTCAGGAAAGAAGTGGTCTAA
- the lysS gene encoding lysine--tRNA ligase, which yields MKRDVIGRGTWLDKVAYKIIEREKQLGRPLTLLRVESGLGASGIPHVGSLGDAVRAYGVKLALEDQGFRSELIAYSDDFDGLRKVPAGLPKWLESEIGKPVALIQDPFGCHDSYGAHMSGMLLDALDRLSIEYRFQSGAEAYRKGLLNAQIQQILNNAQMIGQYIAETIGQRKFEEVLPYYPLCAKCGRLYVAEAYAYDKERHAVAYRCRGAEIAGRWVEGCGYEGEVDVLAGRGKLSWKGEMAARWAALDIRFEAYGKDIADSVKVNDWVSETVLNYPHPYHIRYELFLDKSGRKISKSVGNVFTPQMWLRYGTPQSLLLLMYKRIVGTRTLSVEDVPNYMDEYDQLEDVYFGVKKLDNPAELRKMRGLYEYVNHLKPPPKPSTHVPYRLLTQLAAVAPREARVEFVLKKLAAYGFVKEADELLKVKIALASNWADDFVKFEPVKLELSLEERKALAEVAEAIRRLEDAQQIQNSVFEAAKRNNLRAPALFKRLYQILILSDHGPRLGPYVVDIGREKAAQLIEEALVEAGGGSKL from the coding sequence ATGAAGAGAGACGTAATAGGGCGCGGAACCTGGCTCGATAAGGTAGCCTATAAGATCATTGAGAGAGAGAAGCAGCTGGGGAGACCTCTAACGCTTCTTAGAGTGGAGAGTGGTTTAGGTGCCTCTGGCATACCTCACGTAGGGAGTCTTGGGGATGCTGTTAGGGCGTATGGTGTTAAGCTTGCTCTAGAGGACCAAGGCTTCAGATCTGAGTTAATAGCCTATTCAGACGACTTCGACGGGTTGCGCAAGGTGCCTGCTGGGCTGCCCAAGTGGCTTGAGAGTGAGATAGGCAAACCAGTAGCCTTGATTCAAGATCCATTCGGCTGCCACGACTCTTATGGCGCGCATATGAGTGGCATGCTGCTGGATGCCTTAGATAGGTTGAGCATCGAATATAGGTTTCAGAGCGGAGCTGAGGCTTATCGAAAGGGTCTCTTGAACGCCCAGATCCAACAAATATTGAATAATGCTCAGATGATAGGGCAGTATATTGCTGAGACTATAGGGCAGAGGAAGTTTGAGGAAGTGCTGCCCTACTACCCTCTCTGCGCGAAGTGTGGTAGGCTTTATGTGGCTGAGGCCTATGCGTATGATAAGGAGAGGCATGCGGTTGCGTATAGATGTAGGGGTGCTGAGATAGCTGGACGGTGGGTCGAGGGTTGTGGCTACGAGGGAGAGGTGGATGTTCTAGCGGGTAGAGGTAAGTTAAGTTGGAAGGGTGAGATGGCTGCTAGATGGGCTGCATTAGACATAAGGTTTGAGGCGTACGGTAAGGATATTGCTGACTCGGTTAAGGTTAATGACTGGGTTTCAGAGACTGTTCTGAACTATCCTCACCCGTATCACATCAGATACGAGCTCTTCTTAGATAAGTCTGGTAGGAAGATTTCCAAGTCAGTTGGGAATGTTTTCACACCTCAGATGTGGCTCAGATACGGTACACCTCAATCACTCCTCCTCTTAATGTACAAGAGGATAGTGGGGACGAGGACGCTATCTGTAGAGGATGTGCCAAACTATATGGATGAATACGACCAGCTGGAAGATGTATACTTTGGTGTCAAGAAGCTCGATAACCCAGCTGAGTTGAGGAAGATGCGGGGGCTCTACGAATATGTGAACCACCTTAAACCACCTCCTAAACCATCAACACACGTACCATACAGGCTTCTAACTCAGCTCGCTGCTGTAGCACCTAGGGAGGCTAGAGTTGAATTTGTGCTGAAGAAGCTCGCAGCATACGGCTTCGTGAAGGAGGCTGATGAACTCTTAAAAGTGAAGATAGCTCTCGCATCCAACTGGGCTGATGACTTTGTAAAGTTCGAGCCAGTTAAACTCGAGCTGAGCTTAGAGGAGAGAAAGGCGTTGGCTGAAGTCGCGGAAGCCATAAGAAGGTTAGAGGATGCCCAGCAGATACAGAACAGCGTCTTTGAGGCGGCTAAGCGAAACAATCTCAGAGCACCAGCCCTCTTTAAGAGACTCTACCAGATACTCATCTTATCAGACCACGGACCTAGGCTAGGGCCATACGTAGTTGATATAGGTAGGGAGAAGGCAGCCCAACTTATCGAAGAAGCCTTAGTTGAAGCTGGGGGAGGTAGCAAATTATAA
- the gltA gene encoding NADPH-dependent glutamate synthase — MPKQEPSVRIRNFDEVALGYTPEQAMEEASRCLQCKDAKCIEGCPVGVDIPTFIKYIKEGNFLDAVKKIKERNSLPAICGRVCPQENQCEKLCVMGRRWEPIAIGRLERFAADYERQSGSRFVVASSGEKGRVACVGSGPASLTCAADLALMGYDVTIFESLHVPGGVLMYGIPEFRLPKKVVQDEVEYVKSLGVKIVTDVIVGKTVTIDELFKEGYQAVFIGSGAGLPKFLGIPGESLNGVYSANEFLIRVNLMKAYLFPKYHTPIYVGKRVAVIGGGNVAMDAARVALRLGAEEVYVVYRRVEAEMPARREEVENAKEEGVKFVFYSNPIRVLGEGWVKGLECLRMELGEPDETGRRRPIPIPNSNFILECDSVVVAIGQSPNPLIPMTTEGLKIGEHGNIIVDSEGRTSRKGVFAGGDITSGEATVIAAMGAGKRAAKAIDQYIQLGVGW, encoded by the coding sequence ATGCCTAAGCAAGAGCCATCTGTGAGGATTAGAAACTTTGATGAAGTCGCACTCGGGTACACACCTGAGCAAGCGATGGAAGAGGCAAGTAGATGTTTGCAGTGTAAAGATGCAAAGTGTATTGAAGGATGTCCAGTTGGGGTCGACATTCCCACATTCATCAAATACATCAAGGAAGGAAACTTCCTCGACGCGGTTAAAAAGATTAAGGAGAGGAATAGCCTACCAGCTATATGCGGAAGGGTCTGCCCACAAGAAAATCAGTGTGAAAAACTTTGTGTAATGGGGAGAAGATGGGAGCCTATAGCTATCGGGCGGTTAGAAAGGTTTGCAGCAGATTATGAGCGGCAGAGCGGCTCAAGGTTTGTTGTAGCATCATCCGGAGAAAAGGGCAGAGTTGCCTGTGTCGGTTCTGGTCCTGCAAGTCTCACCTGCGCAGCCGATCTCGCGCTTATGGGTTACGATGTCACTATATTCGAATCTTTACACGTGCCTGGGGGGGTGCTTATGTACGGTATACCCGAATTTAGGCTGCCTAAAAAGGTTGTGCAAGATGAGGTGGAATACGTCAAGTCTCTAGGTGTCAAGATAGTTACTGATGTAATCGTAGGTAAAACAGTGACCATTGACGAGCTCTTCAAAGAAGGGTATCAAGCTGTCTTTATTGGAAGCGGCGCTGGTTTACCAAAGTTCCTTGGCATCCCAGGTGAAAGCTTAAATGGTGTGTATTCTGCTAACGAGTTTCTTATAAGAGTGAATCTGATGAAGGCGTACCTCTTTCCCAAATATCATACCCCTATTTATGTCGGGAAGAGGGTTGCTGTGATCGGTGGGGGGAATGTTGCGATGGATGCTGCGAGGGTTGCTTTAAGGCTGGGTGCAGAGGAAGTCTACGTAGTTTATAGAAGAGTGGAAGCTGAGATGCCCGCAAGAAGAGAAGAAGTTGAAAACGCAAAGGAGGAGGGGGTCAAATTTGTGTTTTACTCAAATCCGATTAGAGTTCTTGGTGAAGGGTGGGTTAAAGGTTTGGAGTGCTTAAGGATGGAACTAGGAGAACCAGATGAGACCGGGAGGAGGAGACCTATCCCGATACCTAACTCAAACTTCATACTTGAATGTGATAGTGTTGTTGTAGCGATAGGTCAAAGCCCCAACCCGCTTATTCCAATGACCACAGAAGGGCTAAAGATCGGTGAACACGGAAATATCATAGTTGACTCCGAAGGTAGAACCTCAAGAAAAGGTGTATTTGCTGGAGGCGATATTACTAGCGGCGAAGCAACTGTTATAGCTGCTATGGGTGCGGGCAAGAGGGCTGCGAAAGCCATAGACCAGTATATTCAGCTAGGCGTCGGATGGTGA
- a CDS encoding sulfide/dihydroorotate dehydrogenase-like FAD/NAD-binding protein: protein MVVYNPLVARKFKPGQFVIVRVCEEGERIPLTIADADDESITIVFQEVGKTTKMLGQLNVGDRILNLLGPLGRPTHIENYGHVCCIGGGVGVAALYPVAKALKEAGNRVTSIIGAKTKDLIIFEDEMRRVSDELYITTDDGSKGEKGFVTDVLKRLLEKNIFDRVFAVGPAIMMKVVSDVTKTKNVKTIVSLNPIMIDGTGMCGGCRVIVGGEPKFACVDGPDFEGHLVDFNHLLSRLKMYEKQEKEVMQAA from the coding sequence ATGGTAGTCTATAATCCACTGGTAGCGAGGAAGTTTAAGCCAGGGCAGTTTGTAATAGTGAGGGTGTGTGAGGAAGGAGAAAGAATACCCTTAACAATAGCGGATGCCGATGACGAAAGTATAACAATTGTGTTTCAAGAGGTGGGGAAGACCACTAAGATGCTCGGTCAACTGAATGTGGGAGATAGAATCCTAAATCTGCTGGGTCCGCTCGGGAGACCGACTCACATCGAGAACTATGGGCATGTTTGCTGCATAGGAGGGGGCGTAGGTGTAGCAGCACTATACCCAGTAGCAAAAGCTCTAAAGGAAGCGGGAAACAGAGTTACATCGATAATCGGCGCTAAAACGAAAGATCTTATAATATTTGAGGATGAGATGAGAAGGGTATCAGACGAACTATACATAACTACTGATGATGGATCAAAGGGTGAGAAAGGATTTGTGACCGATGTGTTAAAGAGGCTTCTAGAAAAGAACATCTTTGATAGGGTCTTTGCCGTAGGACCTGCTATAATGATGAAAGTAGTCAGCGATGTAACCAAAACAAAAAATGTTAAGACGATAGTAAGCCTTAACCCAATAATGATCGATGGAACCGGAATGTGTGGCGGCTGTAGGGTTATAGTAGGCGGTGAACCGAAATTTGCCTGTGTTGACGGACCAGACTTTGAGGGACATCTTGTTGATTTCAACCACCTTCTCTCACGCTTAAAGATGTATGAAAAGCAGGAAAAGGAGGTTATGCAGGCAGCTTGA